One bacterium DNA window includes the following coding sequences:
- a CDS encoding hybrid sensor histidine kinase/response regulator — translation MSTHAKILVVEDDFQNRQLIQIYLSRMNFDVTLAPNGFAAMEKLKTYKPDLIISDISMPYMDGFELYNNVKAIPDLRSIPFIFLTAHSDADKRRYGKEIGSDDFLTKPIEQEDLVASIRGKLKRVEEIRSSTEAEMLTQIDQLKREILSTITHEVNTPLFIIKLTANLLLDETMEFKPHELQELLLRIKKSGERLDALLKDFLITVRIAAGDAKSEYKEAKQDSDINFIVEHLVPQFKKRAEIKQLRIQSQLERHLPGLQLHVDQVADVVERLFSNAYKFTPPGGEIRIRSGKDHDYVRLDIEDTGIGIPEEQLDRIFHKFYQVNRAEMEQQGAGLGLAIARDLTEINGGRLVVKSHEGMGSTFSLLFPIHVI, via the coding sequence ATGAGCACTCACGCCAAAATACTGGTCGTCGAAGACGACTTCCAAAACAGACAATTAATTCAGATTTATCTGAGCCGGATGAATTTTGACGTGACACTTGCGCCCAATGGTTTTGCTGCGATGGAAAAACTAAAAACGTATAAGCCCGATCTCATCATCAGCGATATTTCGATGCCGTACATGGACGGTTTCGAATTATATAACAACGTAAAAGCCATACCCGATCTTCGCAGCATTCCATTTATTTTTCTCACGGCACATTCCGACGCCGACAAACGTCGCTATGGTAAAGAAATCGGTTCGGATGATTTTTTAACCAAACCGATCGAACAAGAAGATCTGGTCGCCTCTATTCGCGGCAAACTCAAACGCGTAGAAGAGATTCGCTCCAGCACCGAAGCGGAAATGCTGACGCAAATCGATCAACTGAAACGAGAAATCCTTTCGACGATCACACACGAAGTCAATACTCCGCTTTTTATCATCAAGCTTACAGCCAATCTTTTGCTTGATGAAACCATGGAGTTTAAACCCCATGAGCTGCAAGAACTTCTTCTTCGCATCAAAAAAAGCGGTGAACGCCTAGATGCCCTGCTCAAAGATTTCCTGATCACCGTACGCATTGCAGCCGGTGATGCAAAATCTGAATACAAAGAAGCCAAACAAGATTCTGATATCAACTTCATCGTTGAGCATCTCGTACCGCAGTTCAAAAAGCGGGCGGAGATCAAACAACTAAGAATCCAATCTCAGCTAGAACGGCATTTGCCGGGGTTACAACTCCATGTAGATCAAGTTGCCGATGTGGTGGAGCGCTTATTTAGCAATGCCTATAAATTCACTCCGCCCGGCGGAGAAATTCGTATTCGCAGCGGCAAAGACCACGACTATGTACGTTTGGATATCGAAGACACGGGCATAGGCATTCCGGAAGAGCAGTTAGATCGTATTTTTCACAAATTCTATCAAGTCAATCGCGCTGAAATGGAACAACAAGGTGCCGGTCTCGGTCTTGCCATTGCGCGTGATCTTACAGAAATCAACGGTGGGCGTTTGGTAGTAAAAAGCCATGAAGGCATGGGCAGCACATTTAGTCTATTATTCCCGATCCATGTGATATAA
- a CDS encoding acyl carrier protein — translation MAKTTHDIKKVMARIFEVDPSSLHDTIRQDEVENWDSLRHMNLILGLEEEFGVEFTPEQSVEILSLPLIKVTLQELGVTFS, via the coding sequence ATGGCTAAGACGACCCATGACATAAAAAAAGTTATGGCGCGGATTTTTGAAGTAGACCCCTCATCGCTGCACGACACTATACGTCAGGATGAAGTTGAAAACTGGGACAGTTTACGGCACATGAACCTCATACTCGGTCTCGAAGAAGAATTTGGCGTAGAATTTACCCCCGAACAAAGCGTCGAGATACTGAGTTTGCCGCTCATCAAAGTTACACTACAAGAACTGGGAGTTACTTTTTCGTAA
- a CDS encoding ketoacyl-ACP synthase III, which yields MGIGITGVGKYIPSKEITNEQVEAWTGVSAADIISKIGVTKRFVVEAHETASGMSVEAARQAMVMAGITADQIGLIICATFTGDYLCPAMACRVQEQLGAKNAGAYDVMANCTGFQIGLANAADRMTLDSSIAYALVIGTALQSRFINWKDPNSAIYFSDGAGAAILARVPEGYGVLASDIMANGKVYDAVRVRGGGSSYPLRTENVNDVLPYFELNGLEVWKQVVQFQPRVIMRVLEKISKKTDAVDFFIFHQANLRLIEFLMAKMKHPMHKTQTNVETIGNTGEASMAIALCDAVLAGKLQRDQLVVISGVGAGFIFGATVLRWY from the coding sequence ATGGGTATAGGCATTACCGGCGTAGGAAAATATATTCCTTCCAAAGAAATCACCAATGAGCAGGTCGAAGCGTGGACCGGAGTATCGGCCGCCGATATTATTTCTAAAATCGGCGTTACCAAACGATTTGTCGTCGAAGCGCACGAAACCGCATCGGGCATGTCCGTCGAAGCGGCCCGACAAGCCATGGTTATGGCGGGTATCACTGCCGATCAAATCGGCCTGATTATTTGTGCGACCTTCACCGGAGATTATCTGTGTCCGGCGATGGCATGCCGCGTGCAAGAGCAACTCGGCGCTAAAAATGCGGGCGCTTACGATGTTATGGCCAATTGCACCGGCTTCCAAATCGGCTTGGCCAATGCGGCCGATCGCATGACCCTGGATTCTTCGATAGCCTATGCTCTCGTGATCGGTACTGCGCTGCAATCCCGTTTTATCAACTGGAAAGACCCCAATTCGGCTATTTATTTTAGTGACGGCGCCGGTGCAGCAATACTTGCGCGTGTACCGGAAGGATATGGTGTACTCGCCTCGGATATTATGGCCAACGGCAAAGTGTACGACGCCGTGCGCGTTCGCGGCGGCGGATCAAGCTACCCACTGCGAACGGAGAATGTAAACGATGTACTTCCGTATTTCGAATTAAACGGCCTGGAAGTATGGAAACAGGTGGTGCAATTTCAACCCCGCGTCATCATGCGTGTGCTTGAAAAAATTTCCAAAAAAACCGATGCCGTCGATTTTTTTATTTTTCATCAGGCTAATCTTCGGTTAATCGAATTTCTCATGGCCAAGATGAAGCATCCCATGCATAAAACGCAGACCAATGTGGAAACCATAGGCAATACCGGCGAAGCCTCGATGGCTATCGCGCTTTGCGATGCCGTACTTGCCGGCAAATTGCAACGCGATCAATTGGTCGTGATTTCCGGCGTCGGTGCCGGATTTATTTTCGGCGCGACAGTTCTGCGCTGGTACTAA
- a CDS encoding SDR family oxidoreductase has product MATPVMIITGTSKGIGKGLAEYFLNKGYRVFGCSRSEATITHAAYHHTALDVSNESAVRLWIRTVKKEGGRIDVLVCNAGLVESALQMTVTPGDVLEAYLKTNVAGTYYVCRETAKTMLLQKQGRIITISSIMTRLHAPGTSVYSATKSAIEQMTKVLAREMAPLGITCNVVAPSMSPTDAAKSFGPEWEKNMLAQQTIQRPITTDEIANVISFYAAPESACITGQVTYMGLVD; this is encoded by the coding sequence ATGGCTACGCCGGTTATGATCATCACCGGTACCAGCAAAGGTATCGGCAAAGGATTAGCAGAATATTTTCTAAATAAAGGATACCGTGTTTTCGGATGCAGCCGAAGCGAGGCGACGATCACACATGCCGCTTATCATCACACAGCTTTGGATGTGAGTAATGAATCCGCCGTACGGCTATGGATTCGCACGGTGAAAAAAGAAGGCGGTCGTATTGATGTTTTGGTTTGCAATGCCGGTTTGGTCGAATCGGCGCTCCAGATGACGGTCACGCCCGGCGATGTACTCGAAGCCTATCTCAAGACCAATGTGGCCGGCACGTACTACGTATGCCGTGAGACAGCCAAGACCATGTTGCTGCAGAAACAAGGTCGTATCATCACGATTTCCTCTATCATGACGCGCCTTCATGCGCCCGGTACATCCGTATATTCGGCCACCAAAAGTGCAATCGAACAAATGACCAAAGTACTTGCCCGTGAAATGGCACCGCTCGGAATTACTTGCAACGTCGTCGCGCCTTCGATGTCGCCGACGGATGCGGCTAAATCGTTTGGCCCGGAATGGGAAAAAAATATGTTAGCCCAGCAGACCATACAGCGTCCTATCACCACAGACGAAATCGCCAATGTGATCTCATTTTATGCCGCGCCCGAAAGCGCCTGCATCACAGGCCAAGTCACTTATATGGGTCTTGTGGACTGA
- a CDS encoding SDR family oxidoreductase, producing MPDYTQIQIGDSAEIRHTITASDIEKFVALTGDDNKMHVDENFAGRTSFKKPVVHGMLGASFISTVIGTKLPGDGALWFSQSLEFLLPVRIGDEITVRAEVLRKIDAEQIIELQTDIINQHKQKVTTGKAKVKVIAQEKPSVVEETTVRKKVALIIGATGGIGQATCRMLAKQGFDVAVHYFSNEKRAFDLVASVKNEGRAAHAFKADIFKPEDIQHLAEDVTRKLGTVTVLVNAATVKIPAIKWASVAWDDITQQWDINVRASFYLCKGIIPLMEKQKYGKIILLTTMYTESTPPAELMGYVTAKYALNGFAKALAVEMAPKNITVNLVSPGMTDTELVADVPEKVKLLNAMKAPMKRLAQSEDVAGAIAYLASDAADYITGETIRVNGGQTML from the coding sequence ATGCCCGACTACACACAGATACAAATCGGCGACAGCGCTGAAATTCGCCACACGATCACGGCAAGCGACATTGAAAAATTTGTCGCTCTGACCGGCGATGATAACAAAATGCATGTGGATGAAAACTTCGCCGGCCGCACCTCATTTAAAAAACCGGTCGTACACGGCATGCTCGGAGCATCCTTTATTTCAACAGTAATAGGCACCAAACTTCCGGGTGACGGTGCATTGTGGTTTTCTCAAAGTTTGGAATTTCTACTGCCGGTCCGTATCGGAGACGAGATCACCGTTCGCGCTGAAGTCCTGCGTAAAATAGATGCCGAACAAATCATCGAATTGCAAACGGATATCATCAATCAGCACAAACAAAAAGTCACCACCGGGAAAGCCAAAGTCAAAGTGATCGCTCAGGAAAAACCTTCCGTAGTTGAAGAAACAACCGTGAGAAAGAAAGTGGCGCTGATCATCGGGGCTACCGGAGGTATCGGTCAAGCCACATGTCGTATGCTTGCAAAACAAGGTTTTGATGTCGCTGTACATTATTTTTCCAACGAAAAAAGAGCTTTCGATCTTGTGGCTTCTGTTAAAAACGAAGGTCGCGCAGCACATGCATTTAAAGCAGATATTTTCAAACCGGAAGATATTCAACATTTGGCCGAAGATGTAACACGGAAACTCGGGACCGTAACGGTTTTGGTCAATGCGGCTACGGTGAAAATACCGGCCATCAAGTGGGCGTCGGTCGCATGGGATGATATCACCCAACAGTGGGACATCAATGTGCGGGCATCATTTTACCTCTGCAAAGGCATCATCCCGCTGATGGAAAAGCAAAAGTACGGCAAGATCATTTTGCTAACTACGATGTACACGGAAAGTACACCGCCGGCTGAACTCATGGGTTATGTTACTGCCAAATATGCGCTCAACGGATTTGCCAAAGCGTTGGCGGTAGAAATGGCGCCAAAAAATATTACAGTAAATCTCGTTTCGCCCGGCATGACCGATACGGAACTGGTAGCCGACGTACCTGAAAAAGTAAAACTATTGAACGCCATGAAAGCACCGATGAAACGGCTTGCCCAATCCGAAGACGTCGCCGGCGCTATCGCTTACCTGGCGTCCGATGCGGCAGATTATATCACCGGAGAGACGATCCGCGTCAATGGCGGTCAAACGATGTTATGA
- a CDS encoding MBL fold metallo-hydrolase — translation MPRPKAPASQAKSLIWVLWTDLGRKREYGMEGIYEYILDGFKITEVVTDPLWKENCYLITSASGEQALIDPGYDADRLADLISQNGDRGLTWVLLTHAHHDHVGAVTPICRMFSIPAYLHKDDHKLIRHAPMYAIRFGRQPIPMPQPVNFFETPHVFELGALALRALHVPGHTKGGAAFVLGDALFTGDTLMHKHVGRADLPGSDMTMLKQSVDKLLSEHHDTARIFAGHGKPWTIGEAREWWASAKNEPGVHDHFDTFA, via the coding sequence ATGCCGCGCCCGAAAGCGCCTGCATCACAGGCCAAGTCACTTATATGGGTCTTGTGGACTGACCTTGGACGAAAGCGCGAATACGGCATGGAAGGCATTTACGAATATATATTAGACGGTTTTAAAATCACGGAAGTCGTGACGGATCCGCTGTGGAAAGAAAATTGTTATCTTATCACAAGTGCATCCGGCGAACAAGCGTTGATTGATCCCGGTTATGATGCCGATCGTTTAGCGGATCTGATTTCCCAAAACGGGGACCGCGGACTGACTTGGGTTTTGCTGACCCACGCCCATCATGATCATGTGGGCGCTGTAACTCCGATTTGTCGTATGTTTTCCATTCCGGCCTATTTGCATAAAGATGACCATAAATTAATACGGCATGCACCGATGTATGCGATTCGTTTCGGCCGTCAACCCATTCCGATGCCGCAGCCGGTCAATTTTTTTGAGACGCCGCACGTATTTGAACTGGGTGCCCTCGCCCTACGCGCACTGCATGTGCCGGGCCACACCAAAGGCGGCGCGGCGTTCGTATTGGGTGACGCCCTTTTTACGGGCGATACACTAATGCACAAACATGTCGGGAGAGCGGATTTACCGGGCAGCGACATGACTATGCTGAAACAGTCCGTGGATAAACTGCTGTCCGAACATCACGATACGGCACGTATTTTTGCAGGTCACGGAAAACCATGGACCATCGGTGAAGCGCGCGAATGGTGGGCATCGGCAAAAAATGAACCCGGCGTACATGATCATTTTGATACATTTGCTTAA
- the metG gene encoding methionine--tRNA ligase, which produces MPTDTSFKRILVTSALPYANGPSHIGRLTGAYLPADIYVRYQRLMRRDIVYICGSDEHGVPITIQAEKEGVTPQALVDRYHAMIQDEFSRMGISFDHYDRTSNPVHHDTAQKIFLDLLEKNLLKRKPEMQWYDEQAKMFLSDRYVEGTCPVCQNTDARGDQCEKCGTYLNQMDLIQPRSKVTGTTPIAKETTHFYLPMGEFQSELEKWISSKSHWKDNVINYCKGWFAQKLGDRAITRDIDWGVPVPKKDRKNNVIEGSDRKVIYVWFEAVLGYISSTKEWAKKVGQPEKWRDYWQKDDTQLVHFIGKDNIVFHAIMFPIITMAYNQSKTSGRLVLVSDVPACEFLNLEGNKLSTSRNYAVWVKDYLQKFPPDLLRYTLTSNLPENKDSDFSWKDFQIKNNSELADILGNFINRSLSFTIRNYDNKVPSCGTLTTMDEQMLSEILAAQTEVGKFIEEFRFRDALKRFMDLARAANKYFNDTEPWKKIKTEPERGATVLWVSVQVVRALAVIMHPFLPFTSEKVWQMLGLSGLVKEQDWNTIGTSRMDTGHVLGKVEIVFPKIEDGVIQKEIDHLNSMIEQKTTESAQSKPVEKPKSENEAVTAAQISIDEFGKVDMRSAKVLHAEKIEGTTKLLKLQLDLGFEKRQVVSGLAEYYKPEELIGKDVIIVANLKPVKIRGVESNGMILTVSDGTTLKILSPEAVMPGGLRVK; this is translated from the coding sequence TTGCCTACCGACACATCGTTTAAACGCATTCTTGTGACGAGTGCGTTACCTTATGCCAATGGTCCCAGTCACATCGGACGCCTTACCGGCGCATATCTCCCGGCTGATATATATGTTCGCTACCAACGCCTCATGCGTCGCGATATCGTTTACATTTGCGGGAGCGACGAACACGGTGTGCCCATCACGATACAAGCGGAAAAAGAAGGGGTTACGCCTCAAGCCCTTGTAGATCGCTATCATGCGATGATTCAGGACGAGTTTTCCCGTATGGGCATCAGCTTCGACCATTACGACCGCACATCCAATCCGGTTCATCACGATACGGCGCAGAAAATTTTTCTCGACTTGCTTGAAAAAAATCTGCTCAAACGCAAACCCGAGATGCAGTGGTATGATGAACAGGCCAAAATGTTCCTCTCGGATCGGTATGTCGAAGGAACCTGCCCTGTATGTCAAAACACGGATGCCCGCGGCGATCAATGTGAAAAATGTGGTACGTATTTGAATCAAATGGATCTGATCCAACCGCGCTCCAAAGTCACCGGCACTACTCCGATCGCCAAAGAGACCACCCATTTTTATTTGCCGATGGGCGAATTTCAATCCGAACTGGAAAAATGGATATCTAGCAAGTCTCACTGGAAAGACAATGTCATCAACTACTGTAAAGGATGGTTTGCACAGAAACTTGGCGACCGTGCCATTACACGCGACATTGATTGGGGTGTACCGGTTCCCAAAAAAGACCGTAAGAACAACGTCATCGAAGGTTCCGATAGAAAAGTAATCTACGTCTGGTTTGAAGCGGTATTGGGTTATATTTCTTCGACCAAAGAATGGGCAAAAAAAGTAGGCCAACCTGAAAAATGGCGTGATTATTGGCAAAAGGACGATACCCAACTCGTGCACTTCATCGGCAAAGATAATATCGTATTTCATGCGATCATGTTCCCTATCATCACGATGGCCTACAATCAAAGTAAGACATCGGGCCGTTTGGTTTTAGTTTCCGATGTACCGGCGTGCGAATTTCTCAATCTGGAAGGTAACAAGCTTTCGACCAGTCGTAATTATGCGGTTTGGGTAAAAGATTATCTTCAAAAGTTTCCTCCGGATCTTTTGCGTTACACGTTGACATCCAATCTTCCGGAAAACAAAGATTCCGATTTTTCATGGAAAGATTTTCAGATTAAAAATAACAGCGAATTAGCAGATATTCTCGGAAACTTCATCAATCGCAGTTTGTCCTTTACGATTCGAAACTACGACAACAAAGTCCCGTCGTGCGGCACGCTTACGACTATGGATGAACAAATGCTTTCCGAAATCCTGGCCGCGCAAACCGAAGTCGGCAAATTTATTGAAGAATTTCGTTTCCGCGATGCGTTAAAACGTTTTATGGATTTGGCACGCGCCGCCAATAAATACTTTAACGATACGGAGCCCTGGAAAAAAATCAAAACCGAACCGGAACGCGGCGCTACGGTTTTGTGGGTGAGCGTACAAGTCGTACGCGCATTAGCCGTGATCATGCATCCTTTCTTGCCATTTACCTCTGAAAAAGTATGGCAAATGCTCGGTTTGTCGGGCCTAGTCAAAGAACAGGATTGGAATACCATCGGCACCTCGCGAATGGACACCGGCCACGTGCTCGGCAAAGTTGAAATTGTTTTCCCTAAAATCGAAGATGGTGTGATACAAAAGGAGATAGATCATTTGAACTCAATGATCGAACAAAAAACGACAGAAAGTGCGCAGTCCAAACCGGTTGAAAAACCGAAATCCGAAAATGAAGCGGTCACTGCAGCGCAAATAAGTATTGATGAATTCGGTAAAGTCGATATGCGTTCCGCCAAGGTGCTGCATGCCGAAAAAATCGAAGGCACAACCAAATTACTCAAACTCCAGCTCGATCTTGGTTTTGAAAAACGTCAGGTTGTGAGCGGTTTGGCGGAGTATTATAAGCCTGAAGAATTGATTGGAAAAGACGTGATCATCGTCGCCAATCTCAAACCGGTGAAAATACGCGGCGTTGAATCCAACGGGATGATCCTGACGGTCAGCGACGGCACCACACTGAAAATACTATCCCCGGAGGCCGTCATGCCCGGCGGACTGCGCGTCAAATAA
- a CDS encoding HAD-IIIC family phosphatase produces the protein MMIPERLTDITLPDTLSETIALVNHLDHLEKKPEQSVRIHILRNFTIEGIEPFLKFYHYQSGIRPEISFGNYDNVRQELLDKNSSLYQRHPDIVVLGLVLETLDTNLRTFGWTADRVISEIESLLDTALQNTQALLAVNTFVPPWDSEWGMYRSPDAAERFEEVQRINRKIRERVRRDPMRLYLMDWERYLIRLGEEAAMDYRFWYTSKAPFKKDFMSAYAFDIAKLSRGLKGKTKKCLVLDCDNTLWGGIIGEDGVSGIKLDRDSFPGRVYRDFQLNALALYERGILLTLCSKNNEADVWEVFDHHPDMALRREHIAAWRINWTDKATNIRSLAEELNIGLDSFVFVDDSPAECELVRTMIPDVTVLQVPQKLYTYPPFVIRSGFFDALQVSSEDKNRTRMMHEESMRRVEEARYTSIDDYLASLQLYATIHEATTDEIPRVAQLTQKTNQFNVTTRRYSEAQITAFAENPDASVWTMRAGDKFGDFGLTAVIIVTRNGDTAEMDSFLLSCRILGRKLETAFVRHVMAALTPRWSIRTWQAYYIPTKKNGQTEKFWDSFGFRPTPQADRSVKYTIDASALDTTPIPFISYRS, from the coding sequence ATGATGATCCCCGAACGCCTTACAGACATCACGCTTCCCGATACGCTTTCGGAAACCATTGCTCTGGTAAATCATCTCGACCATTTAGAAAAAAAACCGGAGCAATCCGTACGCATTCATATTTTGCGTAATTTTACGATCGAAGGCATTGAACCTTTTCTCAAGTTTTATCACTACCAATCCGGCATACGCCCTGAAATCAGTTTCGGGAATTACGACAATGTCCGGCAGGAATTGTTAGATAAAAATTCCTCGTTGTATCAGCGCCATCCGGACATCGTCGTGCTCGGTCTCGTACTTGAGACTTTGGATACCAACCTGCGTACATTCGGATGGACTGCAGACCGCGTCATATCGGAAATCGAATCGTTGCTGGATACGGCTTTACAAAACACACAAGCATTGCTTGCCGTTAACACATTCGTGCCGCCTTGGGATTCCGAATGGGGCATGTACCGATCACCGGACGCCGCGGAACGTTTTGAAGAAGTACAACGAATAAACCGAAAGATCCGTGAACGCGTGCGTCGCGATCCGATGCGGCTCTATCTGATGGACTGGGAGCGCTATCTTATTCGCCTGGGTGAAGAAGCGGCTATGGATTATCGTTTTTGGTACACGTCCAAGGCACCTTTTAAAAAAGATTTTATGTCTGCGTATGCCTTCGATATCGCCAAACTCAGCCGCGGATTAAAAGGTAAAACCAAAAAATGCCTCGTTCTTGATTGCGACAACACCCTTTGGGGTGGGATTATCGGCGAAGACGGCGTGTCGGGTATTAAACTGGACCGCGACAGTTTTCCCGGACGCGTGTATCGCGACTTCCAGCTTAATGCGCTCGCTTTGTATGAGCGTGGTATTCTTCTTACGCTCTGCAGTAAAAACAACGAGGCCGACGTGTGGGAAGTTTTTGATCATCATCCGGATATGGCGCTTCGGCGCGAACATATCGCGGCTTGGCGTATCAACTGGACCGATAAAGCAACGAATATTCGTTCCCTCGCGGAGGAACTGAATATCGGTCTCGACAGTTTTGTTTTTGTAGATGACAGCCCCGCCGAATGCGAGCTTGTCCGAACGATGATCCCGGATGTCACCGTGCTTCAGGTTCCTCAAAAATTATACACCTATCCGCCATTTGTGATACGATCCGGTTTTTTTGATGCGTTGCAGGTAAGCTCAGAAGACAAAAATCGCACGCGCATGATGCACGAAGAATCCATGCGACGCGTCGAAGAAGCACGCTATACTTCCATTGATGATTATTTAGCCTCCCTTCAATTGTACGCTACCATCCACGAAGCCACAACCGATGAGATACCGCGCGTGGCGCAGCTGACGCAAAAGACCAATCAATTCAATGTTACCACACGGCGTTATTCCGAAGCACAAATCACGGCTTTTGCTGAAAACCCGGATGCTTCGGTATGGACTATGCGTGCCGGCGATAAATTCGGTGATTTCGGTTTGACGGCGGTTATCATCGTGACGCGTAACGGCGATACGGCCGAGATGGACTCTTTTTTACTCAGTTGCCGCATACTCGGACGCAAACTGGAAACGGCATTTGTTCGGCACGTCATGGCGGCACTCACACCGCGCTGGAGTATACGCACATGGCAAGCGTACTACATACCGACTAAAAAGAATGGTCAAACTGAAAAATTTTGGGACAGTTTCGGCTTCCGACCGACGCCACAAGCGGATCGAAGTGTGAAATATACGATAGACGCGTCGGCACTGGATACGACACCCATTCCGTTTATTTCTTACAGGAGTTAA
- a CDS encoding MBL fold metallo-hydrolase, whose amino-acid sequence MGLEVTFYGTRGSISATHEDSLKYGSHTACVVISSGERSVIIDAGFGIGFYSDHLKNKMGEFHLLISHFHWDHIQGLNYFGAMHHPKSINHFYSPQSNDKLKEVMDIYFDGSYGPFNGWQQLNSKLEFHQLTQDIEINGFQISCRALNHTDPCFAYKISDGGHSVVYASDHEAIDNSVNREFITWAKGADMLIHDAMYLDEEYAQRVGWGHSTFDMACRNAQQIECKHLLLTHHEPMRTDRELDRIELRLKEKYSDLRLTCAQQEVVYVTK is encoded by the coding sequence ATGGGTTTAGAAGTCACGTTTTACGGTACGCGCGGCTCGATCAGCGCGACACACGAAGATTCGCTCAAATACGGAAGCCATACGGCATGCGTGGTTATTTCCAGCGGAGAGCGCAGTGTTATTATTGATGCGGGTTTTGGTATAGGATTTTATTCCGACCATCTTAAAAACAAGATGGGTGAATTTCACCTTTTGATTTCCCACTTTCACTGGGATCACATTCAGGGTCTCAACTATTTCGGCGCTATGCACCACCCCAAAAGTATCAATCATTTTTATTCGCCACAATCGAATGACAAACTCAAAGAAGTGATGGATATCTACTTTGACGGTTCCTACGGCCCTTTCAACGGATGGCAGCAACTCAATTCCAAGCTCGAATTTCATCAGCTTACGCAAGATATTGAGATCAACGGATTTCAGATTTCATGCCGTGCACTCAACCATACCGACCCCTGCTTCGCATACAAAATCAGCGACGGCGGTCACAGTGTAGTGTACGCCAGCGATCACGAAGCCATTGATAATTCCGTCAATCGTGAATTTATTACCTGGGCCAAAGGCGCGGACATGCTCATTCACGACGCGATGTACCTGGATGAAGAATACGCGCAACGTGTCGGTTGGGGGCACAGTACATTTGATATGGCTTGCCGCAATGCGCAGCAGATCGAGTGTAAACATTTATTACTCACGCATCACGAACCGATGCGCACCGACCGTGAACTGGATCGTATCGAACTGCGCCTCAAAGAAAAATACAGCGACTTGCGCCTCACCTGCGCACAACAAGAAGTCGTTTACGTAACCAAATAA
- a CDS encoding DUF3473 domain-containing protein yields the protein MEKYFLFSIDLEDVRFWMTEGKKYRERVPAMTERYLKFLAQHRMTCTFFVVGDVAEAYPSLIREIYSAGHEIACHTHRHIPLDQQTPETFRDDLLRNMDGLHKTGVETLNGFRAPIFSLTKKTQWAYEILIEQGFTYSSSVLPATNPLYGWPEFGAAFRRMHDRIWELPITLFPSRFISVPCAGGLYFRTLPLWMTARAFRHHWNQSRPVLSYFHPYDIDTEQEHFMHPGLKDNRFYNWVMYQNRGTMLDKIDTILADGATIIPYRDYISRHLQ from the coding sequence TTGGAAAAATATTTTCTTTTCAGTATTGATCTCGAAGACGTTCGTTTTTGGATGACCGAAGGCAAAAAGTACCGCGAACGCGTCCCGGCCATGACGGAGCGTTATCTGAAATTTTTGGCCCAACATCGCATGACGTGCACTTTTTTCGTCGTGGGCGATGTCGCAGAAGCCTACCCGTCCCTAATCCGCGAAATCTATTCCGCAGGGCATGAAATTGCTTGCCATACGCATCGGCACATACCTCTTGACCAACAAACACCGGAAACATTTCGCGATGACCTGCTTCGCAACATGGACGGACTTCACAAAACGGGCGTGGAGACCCTGAACGGATTTCGCGCACCTATTTTTTCGTTGACCAAAAAAACACAATGGGCTTATGAAATTCTCATCGAGCAGGGTTTTACGTATTCCAGTTCAGTACTGCCTGCGACCAATCCCTTGTACGGTTGGCCGGAATTTGGAGCGGCCTTTCGCCGAATGCATGATCGCATCTGGGAATTGCCGATCACTCTTTTTCCTTCGCGTTTTATTTCCGTCCCATGTGCGGGTGGTTTGTATTTTCGCACATTGCCTTTGTGGATGACGGCGCGCGCCTTTCGTCATCACTGGAATCAATCACGCCCGGTGCTCAGCTATTTTCATCCTTATGATATTGACACCGAGCAGGAGCATTTCATGCATCCGGGCTTAAAAGACAACCGGTTTTATAACTGGGTGATGTATCAAAACCGCGGCACGATGCTTGATAAAATAGATACTATCCTTGCCGACGGGGCAACAATTATTCCTTATCGTGATTATATCAGCCGGCATCTTCAATGA